In one Trichosurus vulpecula isolate mTriVul1 chromosome 8, mTriVul1.pri, whole genome shotgun sequence genomic region, the following are encoded:
- the RPS24 gene encoding 40S ribosomal protein S24 isoform X1 → MNDTVTIRTRKFMTNRLLQRKQMVIDVLHPGKATVPKTEIREKLAKMYKTTPDVIFVFGFRTHFGGGKTTGFGMIYDSLDYAKKNEPKHRLARHGLYEKKKTSRKQRKERKNRMKKVRGTAKANVGAGKKKD, encoded by the exons ATG aaTGACACTGTAACCATCAGAACCAGGAAGTTCATGACAAACAGACTTCTTCAGCGTAAACAGATG GTTATAGATGTCCTTCATCCTGGAAAGGCCACAGTGCCCAAGACTGAAATTCGAGAAAAACTGGCCAAGATGTACAAGACCACTCCAGacgtcatttttgtctttggattcagaacccattttggtggtggcaaaacaACAGGCTTTGGCATGATTTATGATTCCCTTGactatgcaaagaaaaatgaaccaaagCACAGACTTGCAAGG cATGGCCtgtatgagaagaaaaagacatcaaGAAAGCAGCGAAAGGAACGCaagaacagaatgaagaaagTCAGGGGTACTGCAAAGGCAAATGTTGGTGCTGGCAAAAAG aAGGATTAA
- the RPS24 gene encoding 40S ribosomal protein S24 isoform X2 gives MNDTVTIRTRKFMTNRLLQRKQMVIDVLHPGKATVPKTEIREKLAKMYKTTPDVIFVFGFRTHFGGGKTTGFGMIYDSLDYAKKNEPKHRLARHGLYEKKKTSRKQRKERKNRMKKVRGTAKANVGAGKK, from the exons ATG aaTGACACTGTAACCATCAGAACCAGGAAGTTCATGACAAACAGACTTCTTCAGCGTAAACAGATG GTTATAGATGTCCTTCATCCTGGAAAGGCCACAGTGCCCAAGACTGAAATTCGAGAAAAACTGGCCAAGATGTACAAGACCACTCCAGacgtcatttttgtctttggattcagaacccattttggtggtggcaaaacaACAGGCTTTGGCATGATTTATGATTCCCTTGactatgcaaagaaaaatgaaccaaagCACAGACTTGCAAGG cATGGCCtgtatgagaagaaaaagacatcaaGAAAGCAGCGAAAGGAACGCaagaacagaatgaagaaagTCAGGGGTACTGCAAAGGCAAATGTTGGTGCTGGCAAAAAG tga